From the genome of Anopheles moucheti chromosome 3, idAnoMoucSN_F20_07, whole genome shotgun sequence, one region includes:
- the LOC128301325 gene encoding midnolin homolog, giving the protein MAATDGQIILAASRFAPDTPPVYLRDFAKSELPAVGKIVKGQYYSLGVPTLSNPSLQSTALFLNAGRKYQILAQPIKIKEGRKNTNVGPKVLIPETYPGYFELLSEDGRSTRCIESVLELSRRRNFRVLVRETVRCNHNSKSLHAGEILTTISDNGKYLQCRTSKDELVSLPLEAKAKFSPIAKEDSISGVHTVRNLLQKRMPVTVRLVHGAAPKGLKQPFVPELRLLGCVEVDRIFALPLQKDMDLVSVPLNAKIKIQRAKNMEQLDHFIEYSRFLDKAQRLLVDARDRLQIIDLKLTDKEKKDSAKAVAAAHKTMASTLSGLTANGYVLKKSNSCDSNRYSPEIAAGSGGGSQNGSIADEYDEIDQIYDYVRGLAPLPKNLYKFEAIEPPPGGSSPTTGATTPLSNAMIGPATHQHSLKTVENMKTAQSNALNNNNNNNNNNHYDTSNNNYCNIIKYSNHTQQQQLQQQQPVGSTHHHHHHGHHHHSHQGGHHHQHTASNSLESSSKHASAALNAINNNHHSAVGTVDHKPIPPPIETIPGKKLPEKRQRPTLPKLYFKSSIGLHQKSPTPGTTAVSPLSNGGTNGGGGVVHHPPIAITPKEIAVEPQSPLFHIRYKSLSSLQLAATTPQQDSHPVTPISPSPKGAGQDKNHLLSKSASAAAGPGAREGTLDSSRSGGRTSGDSGKLPEKKSRRLSRPRSLSNLVWDLRPHKSSAEKSKKKLYLHQFDRQQGTLYL; this is encoded by the exons ATGGCCGCCACCGATGGGCAGATCATTCTGGCCGCGTCCCGGTTCGCACCGGACACACCGCCGGTGTACCTGCGGGACTTTGCCAAGAGCGAACTGCCGGCGGTCGGGAAGATCGTGAAGGGCCAGTACTACAGTTTGGGCGTACCGACGCTGTCCAACCCATCGCTACAGAGCACGGCACTGTTTCTGAACGCGGGCCGCAAGTACCAGATCCTGGCGCAACCGATCAAGATAAAGGAGGGCCGGAAGAACACAAACGTTGGCCCGAAGGTGCTCATCCCCGAGACGTACCCCGGCTACTTTGAGCTGCTCAGTGAGGATGGCCGCTCGACGCGCTGCATCGAGAGCGTGCTGGAGCTGTCCCGGCGGCGTAACTTTCGCGTGCTGGTGCGCGAAACGGTGCGCTGCAACCACAACAGCAAGTCGCTGCATGCGGGCGAAATTCTCACCACGATCTCAGACAATGGCAAGTACCTGCAGTGCCGGACGTCCAAGGACGAGCTCGTCAGTTTGCCATTAGAAGCCAAAGCGAAGTTCTCCCCGATCGCTAAGGAGGACAGCATCAGCGGTGTCCACACGGTGCGGAATTTGCTGCAGAAGCGTATGCCGGTGACGGTGCGGTTGGTGCACGGCGCCGCCCCCAAGGGACTGAAGCAACCGTTCGTGCCGGAGCTGCGGTTGCTTGGGTGCGTTGAGGTGGACCGGATATTTGCGCTGCCGTTGCAGAAAGACATGGACCTGGTGTCGGTACCGCTCAACGCAAAGATTAAGATCCAGCGGGCGAAGAACATGGAGCAGCTCGATCACTTCATCGAGTATTCGCGGTTTCTGGATAAGGCGCAACGGTTGCTGGTGGATGCGCGCGATCGTCTGCAGATCATCGATCTGAAGCTGACGGACAAGGAGAAGAAGGACTCGGCGAAGGCGGTGGCGGCCGCACACAAAACGATGGCCTCCACGCTGTCCGGGTTGACGGCAAACGGGTACGTGCTGAAGAAGAGCAACAGCTGTGATTCGAACCGCTACTCACCGGAGATCGCTGCCGGTAGTGGCGGTGGCAGCCAGAACGGTTCGATCGCGGACGAGTACGACGAGATCGATCAGATCTATGATTATGTGCGCGGGTTGGCACCGCTACCGAAAAATCTGTACAAGTTCGAAGCGATCGAACCACCGCCGGGTGGCTCTTCACCGACGACGGGTGCCACCACGCCGCTCTCGAACGCGATGATCGGTCCGGCCACACATCAGCACAGCCTCAAGACGGTGGAAAACATGAAGACGGCCCAATCGAACGccctcaacaacaacaacaacaataacaacaacaaccactaCGACACTAGCAACAACAATTACTGCAACATCATCAAGTACTCGAACcacacgcagcagcagcagctccagcaacagcagccagTCGGCAGCacgcaccatcaccaccatcacggtCATCATCACCACAGCCATCAGGGTGGGCATCACCATCAGCATACCGCTTCGAACAGCCTCGAATCGTCGTCCAAGCATGCCAGTGCGGCCCTCAATGCCATCAACAACAATCACCACAGTGCGGTGGGCACGGTGGACCACAAACCGATCCCGCCCCCGATCGAGACGATCCCGGGCAAGAAGCTGCCCGAAAAGCGCCAACGGCCTACGCTTCCGAAGCTGTACTTCAAGAGCAGTATTGGGCTGCATCAGAAGAGCCCCACGCCGGGCACTACCGCCGTTAGTCCGCTGAGCAATGGAGGCACCAATGGAGGCGGTGGCGTAGTCCACCATCCACCGATCGCCATCACACCGAAAGAGATCGCTGTTGAGCCGCAGAGTCCGCTGTTTCACATCCG gtATAAAAGCTTAAGCAGCTTGCAGCTAGCCGCGACGACGCCACAGCAGGACTCGCATCCAGTCACGCCGATCTCACCCTCCCCGAAAGGTGCGGGGCAGGACAAAAACCATCTGCTTTCCAAGTCAGCGAGCGCCGCTGCCGGTCCGGGTGCCCGCGAAGGGACGCTCGACTCATCGCGCAGCGGTGGCCGAACGTCCGGCGACTCGGGGAAGCTGCCGGAGAAAAAGTCCCGCCGGCTTAGTAGACCGCGCAGCCTCTCGAACCTGGTGTGGGATCTGCGCCCGCACAAGTCATCGGCGGAGAAGTCCAAGAAGAAGCTTTACCTGCACCAGTTCGATCGGCAACAGGGAACGCTCTATCTGTAA
- the LOC128304396 gene encoding microtubule-associated protein RP/EB family member 1-like, with translation MAVNVHFTGQTTENLSRIELLAWVNRMLLAEFKKVEELCTGAAYCQLMDVLFPGCLQLRRVKFCTNVEHDFLNNLRMFQNALVQLKVSKAVPIERLAKGRFQDNFEFLQWFKKFFDANYDGKEYDPKGARNNAPMGYGTPSTLRPSQRMNTGSGASAPSGRPMKRTGGTNGSTPRLHSEDKPAVGGGSDGELRAGKGENQNDRIATLSEQIDDLNIKIQDVEISREYYYQKLVLIENFINEHPEDSHDAFCEKVKEIMYAT, from the exons ATGGCCGTCAACGTTCATTTCACTGGCCAAACGACCGAAAATCTCTCGCGCATTGAACTGCTCGCCTGGGTTAACCGTATGCTGTTGGCCGAATTCAAGAAGGTGGAAGAGCTGTGTACCGGTGCCGCTTACTGCCAGCTAATGGACGTCCTGTTCCCGGGTTGCTTGCAGCTGCGGCGCGTCAAGTTCTGCACCAATGTTGAGCACGATTTCCTCAACAATCTGCGCATGTTTCAGAACGCGCTGGTACAGCTGAAGGTGTCCAAAGCCGTACCGATCGAACGGTTGGCGAAGGGCCGGTTTCAGGATAACTTTGAGTTTTTGCAGTGGTTCAAGAAGTTTTTCGACGCCAACTACGATGGGAAGGAGTACGATCCGAAGGGGGCAAGAAACAATGCGCCGATGGGCTACGGTACACCGAGTACACTGAGACCCAGCCAGCGGATGAACACCGGATCTGGCGCGTCGGCCCCATCCGGTCGTCCGATGAAGCGTACCGGTGGCACAAACGGATCCACACCGCGTCTACACTCAGAGGACAAACCAGCAGTCGGAGGTGGAAGCGATGGAG AATTGCGTGCTGGAAAAGGAGAGAATCAGAACGATCGCATAGCCACGTTGAGTGAGCAGATTGATGATCTCAATATCAAAATACAAGATGTTGAAATATCTCGCGAATATTACTACCAAAAGCTGGTGCTGATCGAGAATTT TATCAACGAACATCCGGAGGATAGTCACGACGCGTTCTGTGAGAAGGTGAAGGAAATAATGTATGCTACCTAG